In the genome of Montipora foliosa isolate CH-2021 chromosome 3, ASM3666993v2, whole genome shotgun sequence, one region contains:
- the LOC137997562 gene encoding uncharacterized protein: MSSQKPCLSVNSTTIFSVFCLVLYSTGFIRIELKFNDQEQRLLAVEQSLATIRQEKADPSMREKPETWNYEKQRDFEANLQRYTRSIGNSAIFNKSAIIKEILDKVVTSLTRYNKLCYNVCHRGRPGPPGKKGRKGSQGVMGLPGRSGKQGIIGPPGIRGEKGVKGDIGPPGIPGMKGEPGESISAPQVTLSSSELTVNKSNSASLMCSVSGNPAPQVVWSRMNGMLPSSRAKVTSDGLMQIDDVRLEDSGKYKCVAQNILGRSEKVARLVVQSQPKVTLSFGPSYVENGKNITLPVCHVTGFPPPVITWFKVHDSLVKSRLPMKDGQLSITAAQKKDSGLYECKASNHLGDDISVTQVNVVELPRFTVRPPSQLKVTTLRNVTIQCRATGDPKPKVTWMKENGKLPVGRSQVQTDGTLNIWNPIEDDSGKYNCMASSSNIFSKAISTMALTIIKKVTVCQAIGVADRSRIPDNKITASSFYSGYYYPYHGRLNEVRGNGAWCPKTNTDRTDYLQVDLSAVNSVCKVATQGGKFSYERTFTYKLKFSLDEVTWNTYRDNNAEKVFSGNIGNGRIIVQHLFRSAFKARYIRFYPMTFDSWPCLRVEIFVLK, translated from the exons ATGTCTTCGCAAAAGCCATGTTTGTCGGTGAACTCGACCACAATCTTTTCGGTTTTTTGTTTGGTTCTTTACTCCACTGGATTTATCAGAATCGAATTGAAGTTCAATGATCAGGAACAAAGACTGTTAGCCGTTGAACAGAGCCTCGCTACAATACGACAGGAGAAAGCAGACCCTTCTATGAGAG AGAAACCGGAAACCTGGAATTACGAAAAACAGAGAGATTTTGAAGCAAACCTGCAAAGGTACACACGGAGTATTGGAAACAGCGCCATTTTTAACAAATCCGCAATCATAAAAGAAATATTGGATAAAGTTGTCACGTCACTAACAAGATATAATAAGCTGTGCTATAATGTATGCCACCGAGGAAGGCCAGGTCCCCCAGGAAAAAAAGGTAGAAAAGGCTCACAGGGAGTAATGGGACTGCCTGGGAGAAGTGGAAAGCAAGGAATTATTGGACCACCAGGAATAAGAGGAGAAAAAGGAGTAAAGGGAGACATTGGTCCACCTGGCATTCCAGGGATGAAAGGTGAACCAGGAGAATCCATTTCAGCCCCACAAGTGACACTGTCCTCTTCGGAGCTGACCGTGAATAAAAGTAACTCTGCCTCGTTAATGTGTTCAGTTTCGGGAAATCCCGCTCCACAAGTAGTTTGGTCCCGAATGAATGGAATGTTACCCAGCAGCAGAGCTAAGGTCACGTCAGATGGATTGATGCAGATTGACGATGTGCGACTTGAGGATTCTGGGAAATACAAGTGTGTCGCGCAAAATATTCTTGGAAGGAGCGAAAAAGTGGCCCGTCTGGTGGTACAAA GTCAGCCTAAGGTAACTCTGTCGTTTGGTCCATCATATGttgaaaatggcaaaaatatCACCCTACCAGTATGTCATGTGACTGGGTTTCCTCCACCTGTGATTACCTGGTTTAAAGTTCATGATAGCCTTGTGAAGTCGAGACTTCCTATGAAAGATGGACAGCTGTCTATTACCGCTGCCCAGAAGAAAGATTCTGGTTTGTACGAATGCAAGGCTTCAAATCACTTGGGAGATGACATATCCGTTACACAGGTAAATGTTGTCGAACTTCCCCGTTTTACGGTTCGTCCACCTTCCCAGCTTAAAGTTACAACTTTACGGAATGTAACAATACAATGTCGTGCAACTGGTGACCCAAAACCAAAAGTCACTTGGATGAAAGAGAATGGAAAGCTACCCGTGGGAAGATCACAAGTTCAGACTGATGGCACTCTAAATATTTGGAATCCTATAGAGGACGACTCTGGGAAATATAACTGTATGGCTTCTTCTAGTAACATCTTTTCGAAAGCCATTTCTACCATGGCGCTGACTATCATAAAAAAAG TTACAGTTTGTCAGGCGATTGGTGTGGCTGACAGGAGCAGGATACCGGATAATAAAATCACTGCGAGTTCGTTTTATAGCGGTTATTATTATCCATACCATGGGCGACTGAACGAAGTCAGGGGAAATGGAGCGTGGTGCCCAAAGACCAATACTGATAGAACGGACTACCTTCAGGTTGATCTGAGTGCTGTGAATTCTGTTTGTAAAGTGGCAACACAAGGAGGTAAATTCAGCTATGAGAGAACCTTCACCTACAAGTTAAAATTTTCTTTGGATGAAGTAACGTGGAACACTTACAGAGACAACAATGCTGAAAAG GTGTTCTCTGGAAACATCGGGAACGGAAGAATTATAGTGCAACATTTATTTCGTTCTGCCTTCAAAGCCAGATATATTAGATTTTATCCCATGACATTCGACTCGTGGCCTTGTTTGCGAGTTGAAATATTTGTGCTAAAATAG